From the Labeo rohita strain BAU-BD-2019 unplaced genomic scaffold, IGBB_LRoh.1.0 scaffold_915, whole genome shotgun sequence genome, one window contains:
- the LOC127162370 gene encoding uncharacterized protein LOC127162370 yields MASMKSCLTEEEFNNTSARKCEELNTCLGSSHVSTYLKNQWICLGELWSNFGRSFYHHNSETNNKAERFFLTMKYQFLKGKMNSRIDHLLCLLCGDVQKYYSYLDDLAETGRIKGPNSEETINAAQSMIAKGLDAKTDVSENGVCLVPPDTSTQSHTVDLVMHTCNCKRFQCGSMCKHLIFSQTIAEKHGLVIQNLRTDAARKLVDSQSYFADNETLTVCHFDGSVGIAMGCLAKCLPVPP; encoded by the exons ATGGCATCAATGAAATCCTGCTTAACG gaagAGGAGTTCAACAACACATCAGCTAGAAAGTGCGAAGAGCTCAATACATGTCTGGGTAGTTCACATGTATCCACCTACCTCAAGAATCAGTGGATTTGTTTGGGAGAATTGTGGTCCAATTTTGGCCGGTCATTCTATCATCATAACAGTGAAACCAACAACAAGGCCGAGAG GTTTTTCCTCACAATGAAGTaccagtttctgaagggaaaGATGAATAGCAGGATTGATCATCTTCTTTGCTTACTATGTGGTGATGTCCAGAAATATTACAG ttacttGGATGACCTGGCAGAAACTGGACGAATCAAAGGACCAAacagtgaggagaccattaaTGCTGCTCAGTCAATGATTGCGAAAGGCCTGGACGCAAAAACAGATGTGTCTGAAAATGGAGTGTGTTTGGTTCCACCTGATACAAGCACACAGTCTCACACAGTTGACTTGGTGATGCACACATGCAACTGCAAAAGATTCCAATGTGGATCTATGTGCAAACACTTAATTTTCTCACAGACAATTGCAGAGAAACATGGACTTGTGATTCAAAACCTTAGGACAGATGCTGCAAGAAAGCTTGTTGATAGTCAATCCTACTTCGCAGATAATGAAACCCTTACAGTCTGTCACTTTGATGGGAGTGTAGGAATT GCCATGGGTTGCCTGGCCAAATGTCTCCCAGTTCCTCCTTAA